Proteins encoded in a region of the Suncus etruscus isolate mSunEtr1 chromosome 1, mSunEtr1.pri.cur, whole genome shotgun sequence genome:
- the TMEM176A gene encoding transmembrane protein 176A yields MTVTMTTTEDRGEAAPGGPQPTHIDVHIYQESALAKLLQIADAHLQAPKLVTTSCGARLLVASWAMQITLGLLCGVLGGLLFLCPSSYLRDSGAAFWTGGVAVLAGAVAFIYEKRRGIFWAFLKTVLLLAVFSTAVTAIVIAANTFYSIYYFYDENDNCDISSPRTWPTYTSSAPDPENIQRLALCFSYVRMLKAMAVGLHAILLALWILLIFTSLTPSCLFFWKKCLAKEKTDQKKLLAGNEN; encoded by the exons ATGACTGTGACCATGACTACAACAGAGGACAGAGGTGAGGCAGCCCCTGGGGGCCCCCAGCCCACCCATATTGACGTGCACATctatcaggagtcagccctggctAAGCTGCTGCAGATTGCAGATGCCCACCTGCAGGCCCCCAAGCTGGTCACCACTTCCTGTGGTGCCAGGCTGCTGGTGGCCTCCTGG GCAATGCAGATCACGCTGGGATTGCTATGTGGGGTACTGGGAGGACTCCTCTTTCTCTGTCCATCCTCCTACCTGCGTGACTCTGGAGCTGCCTTCTGGACTGGAGGTGTG GCTGTGCTGGCAGGAGCTGTGGCCTTCATCTATGAGAAACGACGAGGCATCTTTTGG GCCTTCCTGAAGACCGTGCTCCTCTTGGCAGTTTTCTCCACGGCTGTTACCGCCATTGTGATTGCAGCTAATACTTTCTATAGCATCTATTATTTCTATGATGAAAATGATAACTGTGACATCTCCTCACCGAGGACCTGGCCCACATATACCTCCAGCGCCCCAGACCCAGAGAATATTCAGAGGCTAGCCCTTTGTTTCTCCTACGTGCGCATGCTGAAG GCCATGGCAGTAGGCCTCCATGCCATTCTCTTGGCTCTCTGGATTCTGCTGATTTTCACATCTCTCACTCCATCATGTCTGTTCTTCTGGAAAAAATGCCTAGCCAAGGAG AAAACAGATCAGAAGAAACTGCTGGCAGGAAACGAAAATTAG